One Bradyrhizobium sp. CCGB12 genomic window carries:
- a CDS encoding GFA family protein has protein sequence MAAFRGSCLCGEVAFEVEGPFDRFLNCHCSRCRKATGTAHACEVIVKAGALRWLRGETSVARFDLPNARSFATAFCKICGSPMPHLTRSGREAIIHAGAFDEPLGATPDRHVQWASRAEWYMHGDGLTVED, from the coding sequence ATGGCCGCGTTCCGGGGAAGCTGCCTGTGTGGCGAGGTCGCATTCGAGGTCGAGGGTCCGTTCGATCGTTTCCTCAATTGCCATTGCTCGCGCTGCCGCAAGGCGACCGGGACCGCACATGCCTGCGAGGTCATCGTGAAGGCGGGGGCGCTGCGCTGGCTGCGCGGGGAAACATCCGTCGCACGCTTCGATCTGCCCAATGCGCGAAGCTTTGCGACCGCGTTCTGCAAGATTTGCGGCAGCCCGATGCCGCACCTTACACGCAGCGGGCGCGAGGCGATCATCCATGCCGGCGCATTCGACGAGCCGCTGGGCGCGACGCCAGACCGGCATGTGCAATGGGCCTCGCGCGCGGAGTGGTATATGCACGGCGACGGATTGACGGTGGAGGATTGA
- a CDS encoding tautomerase family protein, which produces MPLLHISMRAGKPDAYRQAILDGLYRAMRETLHVPEGDEFMTINELSPANFRCGNAYGVKRSDDAVLIQITVFASRTADEKKALYRRIADLLGESPGIRPEDVFVNVLDAPKENWSVGHGIAQFA; this is translated from the coding sequence ATGCCTCTCCTTCACATCTCGATGCGCGCCGGCAAGCCGGACGCCTATCGGCAGGCGATCCTCGACGGCCTCTACCGTGCCATGCGCGAGACGCTGCACGTGCCCGAAGGCGACGAGTTCATGACCATCAACGAGCTCTCGCCTGCGAACTTCCGTTGCGGCAACGCCTACGGCGTGAAGCGCAGCGACGACGCCGTCCTGATCCAGATCACCGTGTTCGCCTCGCGGACCGCCGATGAGAAGAAGGCACTGTATCGCCGGATCGCGGACCTGCTCGGCGAGAGCCCGGGCATCCGTCCCGAGGACGTCTTCGTCAACGTGCTCGATGCCCCCAAGGAGAACTGGTCCGTCGGGCACGGAATCGCGCAATTCGCGTGA
- a CDS encoding TetR/AcrR family transcriptional regulator — protein sequence MRPREFDHDDVLRIAFEQFWRRGVRGTSLSDIARDAGVQRGSLYNAFGSKEALFLQAYERYAGEYLVALQKALSAGSLRKRLTAFFDLTITNFRSGTPPRGCPTTRGLMELGSSEGEGLDEEARQAFARLVSRITALVQDALSAGAERGEFSGNPAAAALHIITVTRGLAVLERAFGDELQLRKIAAHTIDLVLGKKGG from the coding sequence TTGAGGCCGCGCGAGTTCGACCACGACGACGTCCTGCGGATCGCGTTCGAGCAGTTCTGGCGCAGGGGTGTGCGCGGCACCTCGTTGTCGGACATCGCGCGCGACGCCGGGGTCCAGCGCGGCAGCCTCTACAACGCGTTCGGCAGCAAGGAGGCGCTGTTCCTCCAGGCCTATGAGCGCTATGCGGGAGAGTATCTCGTCGCCCTGCAGAAGGCGCTCAGCGCGGGCTCACTGCGCAAACGCCTCACCGCGTTCTTCGACCTGACGATCACCAACTTCCGTTCCGGCACACCGCCGCGGGGATGTCCGACCACCCGTGGCCTGATGGAGCTCGGTTCGTCCGAAGGCGAAGGGCTAGATGAAGAGGCGCGTCAGGCTTTTGCGCGGCTCGTCTCGCGCATCACTGCTCTGGTGCAGGATGCGTTGTCGGCCGGCGCCGAACGCGGCGAATTCAGCGGCAATCCCGCCGCCGCGGCCCTGCACATCATCACGGTGACGCGCGGTCTCGCCGTACTCGAACGTGCCTTCGGCGACGAGCTGCAATTGCGCAAGATCGCCGCCCACACGATCGACCTCGTGCTCGGCAAGAAGGGTGGCTAG
- a CDS encoding methyl-accepting chemotaxis protein, translating into MFFSRISFKLVLIVGISLLGMAALAPIALSTLRAQMVADRQAKTQHMVDVGYGILAHYQKLESEGKLSREQAQAGAMAEIKSLRYDKVEYFWINDMAPKMVMHPIKPELDGKDLSGMKDPAGNALFMGFVDVVNKQGAGFYGYLWPKPGFDQPVGKISYVKGFAPWGWIIGTGIYLDDVDAAFRQNAMTFAYICLAVLVVVLGASFVIGRSVTRPLARITALTERLASGDGAFDVPYTGRSDEVGGLAKALAVFKDNASAVGRMHAEQQQLKQRADGEKRKAMADLAGKFEASVQAVVRDVFNEARAMQQAAHGMSETANKATDRASFVATACQQASSNVQTVASAAGELSSSIIEISQRVAQAANVADKAAADGQRTNDTVQGLAAAAHKIGEVIDLINQIASQTNLLALNATIEAARAGEAGKGFAVVASEVKSLASQTAKATDEIGAQITAIQAETNEVVGNIESIRKTIMEVNEISSSIAAAVEEQGAATQAIAHSVREAASGTDQVSQNISGVTDATAETGQAAGLVLQSSGRLTQKLQSLENEVSAFVAGVRAA; encoded by the coding sequence ATGTTTTTCTCCCGCATCAGCTTCAAACTGGTCCTCATTGTCGGCATCAGCCTTCTCGGCATGGCCGCGCTGGCGCCGATTGCGCTTTCGACCCTGCGCGCGCAGATGGTCGCCGACCGCCAGGCCAAGACCCAGCACATGGTGGATGTCGGCTACGGCATCCTGGCGCACTATCAGAAGCTCGAGAGCGAAGGAAAGCTCTCGCGCGAGCAGGCCCAGGCCGGTGCGATGGCTGAAATCAAGAGCCTGCGCTACGACAAGGTCGAGTATTTCTGGATCAACGACATGGCCCCCAAGATGGTCATGCACCCGATCAAGCCCGAGCTCGATGGCAAGGATCTCTCCGGGATGAAGGACCCCGCCGGCAACGCGCTGTTCATGGGCTTCGTTGACGTCGTCAACAAGCAGGGCGCGGGCTTCTACGGCTATCTCTGGCCGAAGCCCGGCTTCGACCAGCCGGTCGGAAAGATCTCCTACGTGAAAGGCTTTGCGCCCTGGGGCTGGATCATCGGCACCGGAATCTATCTCGATGACGTCGATGCCGCTTTCCGCCAGAACGCGATGACGTTCGCCTACATATGTCTGGCCGTGCTGGTCGTCGTTCTCGGCGCTTCCTTCGTGATCGGCCGCAGCGTCACCCGGCCGCTCGCCAGGATCACCGCGCTGACCGAGCGCCTCGCTTCCGGCGATGGCGCCTTCGACGTGCCCTACACCGGTCGCAGTGATGAGGTTGGCGGGCTCGCCAAGGCGCTCGCCGTGTTCAAGGACAATGCATCCGCGGTCGGCCGGATGCATGCCGAGCAGCAGCAGCTGAAGCAGAGGGCCGACGGCGAGAAGCGCAAGGCGATGGCCGATCTCGCCGGCAAGTTCGAGGCGAGCGTCCAGGCCGTCGTCCGCGACGTCTTCAACGAGGCGCGCGCGATGCAGCAGGCCGCGCACGGCATGTCGGAGACCGCGAACAAGGCGACCGATCGCGCGAGCTTCGTTGCCACCGCGTGCCAGCAGGCCTCCAGCAACGTGCAGACGGTGGCCTCCGCGGCCGGCGAGCTGTCGTCCTCCATCATCGAGATCAGCCAGCGCGTCGCCCAGGCTGCCAACGTGGCCGACAAGGCCGCCGCCGACGGTCAGCGCACCAACGACACCGTGCAGGGGCTGGCCGCCGCCGCGCACAAGATCGGCGAGGTCATCGACCTCATCAACCAGATCGCCTCGCAGACCAATCTGCTCGCGCTCAACGCCACCATCGAGGCGGCGCGAGCCGGCGAAGCCGGCAAGGGCTTTGCGGTGGTCGCGAGCGAAGTGAAGTCGCTGGCGAGCCAGACCGCGAAGGCGACCGACGAGATCGGCGCGCAGATCACCGCGATCCAGGCCGAGACCAATGAGGTTGTCGGCAACATCGAGAGCATCCGCAAGACAATCATGGAGGTCAATGAGATCTCCTCGTCGATCGCGGCCGCGGTCGAGGAGCAGGGCGCCGCGACCCAGGCGATCGCCCACAGCGTGCGGGAAGCGGCTTCCGGCACGGACCAGGTCTCGCAGAACATCTCCGGCGTCACCGATGCCACGGCGGAGACCGGCCAGGCCGCCGGCCTCGTGCTGCAATCGAGCGGCCGGCTGACGCAGAAGCTGCAATCGCTCGAGAACGAGGTCAGCGCCTTCGTTGCGGGCGTGCGGGCGGCGTAA
- a CDS encoding AMP-binding protein — MNAGLNEEDYLATLRGLWDKAWPRDMPRLPNYLHGEVPLTEYLRAWAKRSPDHPAVIFYGHVTTYAELDQQSDRFAALLQSKDVGKGDRVAVFLPNCPQFHVVFFGILKLGAVHVPVSPLSRAFELSYELNDTQAEVIVALDQLIPVVEQVRNEVRLREIVVTSFADVVPAAPAFPTPDSIRAPRVAVDGATDLLPALAALPAPTPLPPPGLDDVAALNYTGGTTGMPKGCVHTHRDMVYTAAANYGISVLSDESSVFLSFFPEFWIAGENFGLIFPLFSGATLVLLARWDAVGAMAAIDKYKVTITAMPVDGAVELMDHPRWSKFDLSSLKQVRVVSFVKKLNADYRRRWKDLTGTILMEAAWGMTETHTSNTFTAGFQDDDFDLNNAPIFVGLPVPGAEFKITDFETGELLPLGAEGEIRVRTPSLLKSYWNKPEATAESLVDGWLRTGDIGTIDKDGFLHFLGRRKEMLKVKGMSVFPPEIEALLGQHPKVLGSGVVGRDDPDKGQVPVAYIQLKPEAVGTISAEDLRAWCAERMAVYKVPEVRIIEALPLTATGKVRKQDLNPNLPAAV, encoded by the coding sequence ATGAACGCGGGCCTCAACGAGGAGGATTACCTCGCCACCTTGCGGGGCCTGTGGGACAAGGCCTGGCCCAGGGACATGCCGCGCTTGCCGAACTATCTGCATGGCGAAGTTCCCCTGACGGAATATCTGCGCGCCTGGGCGAAGCGCAGTCCCGATCACCCCGCCGTGATCTTCTACGGCCATGTCACCACCTACGCCGAGCTCGACCAGCAGAGCGACCGCTTCGCCGCGCTGTTGCAGTCGAAGGACGTGGGCAAGGGTGACCGCGTTGCGGTGTTCCTGCCCAACTGTCCGCAATTTCACGTCGTGTTCTTCGGCATCCTCAAGCTCGGCGCGGTCCATGTCCCCGTCAGCCCACTGTCGCGTGCATTCGAGCTGTCCTACGAGCTCAACGACACTCAGGCCGAGGTGATCGTCGCGCTGGACCAGCTCATCCCCGTCGTCGAGCAGGTCAGGAACGAGGTACGGCTGCGCGAGATCGTCGTCACCAGCTTTGCCGACGTCGTGCCGGCAGCGCCGGCATTCCCCACGCCGGACTCAATCCGCGCGCCGCGCGTCGCAGTCGACGGTGCGACTGATCTACTGCCGGCGCTCGCCGCTCTACCCGCACCGACGCCGCTGCCGCCGCCCGGCCTCGACGATGTCGCCGCGCTGAACTACACCGGCGGCACCACCGGCATGCCCAAGGGCTGTGTCCATACCCATCGCGACATGGTCTATACCGCCGCAGCCAATTACGGCATCTCGGTCCTGTCGGACGAGAGCAGCGTGTTCCTATCGTTCTTCCCCGAATTCTGGATCGCGGGCGAGAACTTTGGCCTGATCTTCCCGCTGTTCTCCGGCGCGACGCTGGTCCTGCTCGCGCGCTGGGACGCCGTCGGCGCGATGGCTGCGATCGACAAGTACAAGGTCACGATCACGGCAATGCCGGTCGACGGCGCGGTCGAGCTGATGGACCATCCGCGCTGGAGCAAGTTCGACCTGTCGTCGTTGAAGCAGGTGCGCGTGGTCTCTTTCGTCAAGAAGCTCAACGCCGACTATCGCAGGCGCTGGAAGGACCTCACCGGCACGATCCTGATGGAGGCGGCCTGGGGCATGACGGAAACCCACACCTCCAACACTTTCACGGCCGGCTTTCAGGACGACGATTTCGATCTCAACAACGCGCCGATCTTCGTCGGCCTGCCGGTCCCCGGCGCCGAGTTCAAGATTACCGACTTCGAGACCGGCGAATTGCTGCCGCTCGGTGCTGAAGGCGAGATCCGCGTGCGTACGCCGTCGCTGCTCAAGAGCTACTGGAACAAGCCGGAGGCGACCGCAGAGTCCCTCGTTGACGGCTGGTTGCGCACCGGCGACATCGGCACTATCGACAAGGATGGTTTCCTGCACTTCCTCGGCCGCCGCAAGGAGATGCTCAAGGTCAAGGGCATGAGCGTCTTCCCGCCGGAGATCGAAGCGCTGCTGGGACAGCATCCGAAGGTGCTGGGCTCGGGCGTGGTCGGGCGCGACGATCCCGACAAGGGGCAGGTGCCGGTGGCCTATATCCAGCTCAAACCGGAGGCGGTCGGCACCATCTCCGCGGAAGATCTGCGCGCCTGGTGCGCCGAGCGCATGGCCGTCTACAAGGTTCCGGAAGTCCGCATCATTGAAGCCCTTCCGCTGACGGCGACGGGCAAGGTGAGGAAGCAGGACCTCAATCCAAACCTGCCTGCTGCCGTCTGA
- a CDS encoding carboxyl transferase domain-containing protein produces the protein MSFKKLLIANRGEIAIRIARAAADAGIATVAIHPADDALSLHVRVADEAIEIPGRGARAYLDIDAVVKATKAARCDAVHPGYGFLSENAGFAKACADAGIAFVGPQPAALELFGDKVAARQLAKRCGVPIIAGTSGPSSLAEITAFFASLGSNAAIVIKAMAGGGGRGMRVVEDVADLAEHYARCQSEAKAAFGFDGVYAERLIRQARHIEVQIIGDRHGEISHLWERECTIQRRHQKLVEVAPSPSLSEALRGRIIEAAKQLAAAASYDSLGTFEFLVDGTAEDSFAFIEANPRLQVEHTVTEEVLGLDLVRAQLAVAAGSSLASLGLAQGTMPKPRGYAMQLRVNMETLDETGATHPTGGLLAVFEPPSGPGVRVDSFGYAGYKTSAAFDSLLAKVIVHTPGEAWHDVVAKASRALREFRIDGVVTNIPFLQAVLAHPDFRTNRIATDFIDRNIAKLVETADGAAKPLYFAATERSGHGTETHVAQAVPEGAVLVAAPLQGTIVTIQVKEGEIVRPGQQLAVIESMKMEHLVMAEQGGRVMKLVAGDGVTLMHGEPILYLEPLDVAADSTAAEADIDLEHVRPDLAELIGRQANTLDENRAASVERRRNTNQRTARENVAQLVDAGSFMEYGSLAIAAQRRRRKLDDLIKNTPADGLVMGVATVNAEKFGPEGGRCIVVAYDYTVLAGTQGHMNHKKIDRMLTLAEDWRVPLVFYAEGGGGRPGDTDRLGMTGLDGPSFVQFARLSGLVPVVGVVSGYCFAGNAAMLGCCDVIIATKNASIGMGGPAMIEGGGLGVYHPAEVGPVTFQAPNGVIDILVEDEEQATRVAQKYLSYFQGAVSDWQAADQRLLRRAIPENRLRVYDIRSVIDLVADKDSVLELRRDYGVGMITALIRIEGKPFGLIANNPRHLGGAIDADAGDKAARFLQLCDAFDLPIVSLCDTPGFMVGPEAEKTAIVRHVSRMFVTGASLTVPLFGIVLRKGYGLGAQSMIGGGFHASFFTAAWPTGEFGGMGLEGYVRLGFRKEMEAIADPEERETYYRNKVAELYANGKAVSIASVFEIDNVIDPAETRRWIMAGLRSVPKPPVRTAKKRPCIDTW, from the coding sequence ATGTCGTTCAAGAAGCTCCTGATCGCCAATCGCGGCGAGATCGCCATCCGCATCGCGCGTGCCGCGGCCGATGCCGGCATCGCCACGGTCGCGATCCATCCGGCCGACGATGCGCTGTCGCTGCATGTCCGTGTTGCTGACGAAGCCATCGAGATCCCCGGCCGTGGCGCGCGGGCCTATCTCGACATCGATGCGGTGGTGAAGGCGACGAAGGCGGCCAGGTGCGATGCCGTGCATCCCGGCTACGGCTTTCTCAGCGAGAATGCCGGGTTCGCGAAGGCCTGTGCCGATGCGGGTATCGCTTTCGTCGGGCCGCAGCCGGCGGCGCTCGAACTGTTCGGCGACAAGGTCGCGGCACGGCAACTGGCAAAGCGCTGCGGCGTGCCGATCATCGCCGGCACCAGCGGGCCCTCGTCGCTGGCCGAGATCACGGCGTTCTTTGCGTCCCTCGGCAGCAACGCGGCGATCGTCATCAAGGCGATGGCCGGCGGCGGCGGTCGCGGCATGCGCGTGGTCGAGGATGTTGCCGATCTTGCGGAGCATTATGCGCGCTGCCAGTCCGAGGCCAAGGCGGCGTTCGGCTTCGATGGCGTCTATGCCGAGCGACTGATCCGGCAGGCGCGCCACATCGAGGTGCAGATCATCGGCGATCGCCACGGCGAGATCTCGCATCTCTGGGAACGCGAATGCACGATCCAGCGCCGGCACCAGAAGCTGGTCGAAGTGGCGCCGAGCCCCTCGCTCAGCGAGGCCCTGCGGGGCCGTATCATCGAGGCAGCGAAGCAGCTCGCGGCCGCCGCGTCCTACGACAGTCTCGGCACGTTCGAGTTCCTGGTCGACGGCACTGCCGAAGACAGCTTTGCCTTCATCGAGGCCAATCCGCGGCTCCAGGTCGAGCACACCGTGACGGAGGAAGTGCTCGGCCTCGACCTCGTCCGCGCCCAGCTCGCGGTTGCCGCAGGGAGCTCGCTTGCTTCCCTCGGCCTTGCGCAGGGGACTATGCCGAAGCCGCGCGGCTATGCCATGCAGCTCCGCGTCAACATGGAGACGTTGGACGAGACGGGCGCGACGCATCCGACCGGCGGCCTGCTCGCCGTGTTCGAGCCGCCGTCGGGGCCCGGCGTTCGCGTCGATAGTTTTGGTTATGCCGGCTACAAGACCAGCGCCGCCTTCGATTCGCTGCTCGCAAAGGTCATCGTGCATACGCCGGGCGAAGCCTGGCATGACGTCGTCGCCAAAGCCTCGCGTGCGCTGCGCGAATTCCGGATCGACGGCGTCGTCACCAACATTCCCTTCCTTCAGGCGGTGCTCGCACATCCCGATTTCAGGACCAACCGCATCGCGACCGACTTCATCGATCGCAACATCGCAAAGCTCGTCGAGACGGCCGATGGCGCGGCCAAGCCACTGTATTTCGCGGCGACCGAGCGAAGCGGCCACGGCACCGAGACGCACGTCGCGCAAGCCGTGCCCGAAGGTGCGGTGTTGGTCGCCGCGCCCTTGCAGGGGACCATCGTCACCATCCAGGTGAAGGAGGGCGAGATCGTCCGCCCCGGCCAGCAGCTTGCCGTGATCGAGTCCATGAAGATGGAGCATCTCGTCATGGCGGAGCAGGGCGGCCGCGTCATGAAGCTCGTTGCCGGCGACGGCGTCACGTTGATGCACGGCGAGCCGATCCTCTATCTCGAACCGCTCGACGTCGCGGCTGATAGCACGGCGGCGGAAGCCGATATCGATCTCGAGCACGTCCGCCCCGATCTCGCCGAGCTGATCGGCCGCCAGGCCAATACGCTCGACGAAAATCGCGCCGCCTCGGTCGAGCGCCGCCGCAACACCAACCAGCGCACCGCGCGCGAGAATGTCGCGCAGCTCGTCGATGCCGGCTCGTTCATGGAATATGGCAGCCTTGCGATCGCAGCGCAGCGCCGCCGGCGCAAGCTCGACGATCTCATCAAGAATACGCCGGCCGATGGCCTCGTCATGGGCGTTGCGACGGTCAATGCCGAGAAGTTTGGTCCGGAGGGCGGCCGCTGCATCGTCGTGGCCTATGACTACACCGTGCTTGCGGGCACGCAGGGCCACATGAACCACAAGAAGATCGACCGCATGCTGACACTGGCGGAAGACTGGCGCGTGCCGCTGGTGTTCTACGCCGAAGGCGGCGGCGGCCGGCCCGGCGACACCGACCGCCTCGGCATGACCGGGCTGGACGGCCCGTCCTTCGTGCAGTTCGCAAGGCTCTCGGGCCTCGTGCCTGTGGTCGGTGTCGTTTCCGGCTATTGCTTCGCCGGCAACGCCGCGATGCTCGGCTGCTGCGATGTCATCATCGCCACCAAGAACGCTTCGATCGGCATGGGCGGACCTGCCATGATCGAGGGCGGCGGTCTCGGCGTCTATCATCCGGCCGAGGTCGGCCCTGTTACGTTTCAGGCGCCGAACGGCGTCATCGACATTCTCGTCGAGGACGAAGAGCAAGCGACGCGCGTTGCGCAGAAATACCTGTCCTATTTCCAGGGCGCGGTCAGCGACTGGCAGGCTGCCGACCAGCGGCTGCTGCGCCGCGCCATCCCCGAGAACCGCCTGCGCGTCTACGACATCCGCAGCGTGATCGATCTCGTCGCCGACAAGGATTCCGTGCTGGAGCTGCGCCGCGATTACGGCGTCGGCATGATCACCGCCCTGATCCGCATCGAGGGCAAGCCGTTCGGCCTGATCGCCAACAATCCGCGTCATCTCGGTGGCGCCATCGATGCCGATGCCGGCGACAAGGCCGCGCGCTTTCTCCAGCTCTGCGACGCCTTCGATCTGCCGATCGTTTCGCTCTGCGACACGCCCGGCTTCATGGTCGGCCCGGAAGCAGAGAAGACCGCGATCGTGCGCCACGTCTCGCGCATGTTCGTGACAGGCGCGAGCCTCACCGTACCGCTGTTCGGCATCGTGCTGCGCAAGGGCTATGGGCTCGGCGCGCAATCGATGATCGGCGGCGGCTTCCACGCCTCCTTCTTCACCGCGGCCTGGCCGACCGGCGAGTTCGGCGGCATGGGGCTCGAAGGCTATGTCCGCCTCGGCTTCCGCAAGGAGATGGAGGCGATCGCCGACCCCGAGGAGCGCGAGACCTATTACCGCAACAAGGTCGCCGAGCTCTACGCCAACGGCAAGGCGGTCTCGATCGCCTCTGTGTTCGAGATCGACAACGTCATCGACCCCGCGGAGACGCGGCGCTGGATCATGGCGGGCCTGCGCTCCGTGCCGAAGCCGCCCGTGCGGACGGCGAAGAAGCGGCCCTGCATCGACACGTGGTGA
- a CDS encoding sigma-54-dependent Fis family transcriptional regulator, with the protein MASLSASNHVARVLSVADHVADVDASSRIANSWRRCLVNHKLDPARQGPPQTLTEAEIRHAAEPMEQLIRLATPELENLARVLREAGYCVNLADPSATALLSWLPGAADADIFLRWGVYTGSNFSESFEGTNGLGTALAEEKPILVHRDEHFREQWGIFSCAVAPLFDPTGRIAGAVNITSCRGDLSRTAHQLALAVTMEATRRIEDAIFRDHFRNAWIARVPGGGGDSGLLAYDDDRRVVGACRSARALLSLTDGTIASGIDLSRFITFDHQGTRGADDVVELRRADGRALGQGRVAPPLRARSSTRPLAPRRDAPVDRFDALNRLAGRDPGLIKSVKRLRSIGDHNLPVLLHGETGVGKDVFARAIHAASNRARNHYVALNCAAMPESLIDAELFGYETGAFTGARRDGSKGLIVQADGGTLFLDEIGDMPIALQTRLLRVLENREVWPLGALKPVAVDIRLISATHRDLGRMAEAGAFRADLYFRLRGMEVRLPALRERADRDDIIRQIACEEAPNCRLSDEAWALLSAYPYPGNMRQLRHVLRLAGCTAEDGVITDADLDLPPFGGRAAETDLAAAERATIVEALRKHGGRVTEAARALKLSRATLYRKIKALKIDTGSS; encoded by the coding sequence ATGGCCAGCCTCTCGGCCTCGAACCATGTCGCCCGTGTCTTGTCCGTCGCCGACCACGTGGCCGACGTCGATGCCTCTTCGCGGATTGCCAATTCCTGGCGGCGCTGCCTGGTCAATCACAAGCTCGATCCGGCCCGTCAGGGCCCGCCCCAGACGCTGACCGAAGCCGAAATCCGGCATGCCGCCGAACCGATGGAGCAGCTGATCCGGCTCGCGACGCCGGAGCTCGAAAACCTCGCGCGGGTCCTGCGCGAGGCCGGCTATTGCGTCAATCTCGCGGACCCCAGCGCAACGGCTCTGCTCAGCTGGCTGCCCGGCGCCGCCGATGCCGACATCTTCCTGCGTTGGGGTGTCTATACCGGCTCGAATTTCTCGGAAAGCTTCGAGGGGACCAACGGGCTCGGCACCGCGCTCGCGGAGGAGAAGCCGATCCTGGTGCATCGCGACGAACATTTTCGCGAGCAATGGGGCATCTTCTCCTGCGCGGTGGCGCCGCTGTTCGACCCGACCGGCCGCATCGCGGGTGCCGTGAACATCACCTCGTGCCGCGGCGATCTCAGCCGCACCGCGCATCAGCTTGCGCTCGCAGTCACGATGGAGGCGACGCGCCGCATTGAGGATGCGATCTTTCGCGATCATTTCCGCAACGCCTGGATCGCGCGCGTGCCGGGCGGCGGCGGCGATAGCGGCCTGCTCGCCTATGACGACGACCGGCGTGTCGTCGGTGCCTGCCGTTCTGCGCGCGCCCTACTGAGCCTCACCGATGGCACGATCGCATCCGGGATCGATCTGTCGCGCTTCATAACGTTCGATCATCAGGGCACGCGTGGCGCGGATGATGTGGTCGAGCTGCGCCGCGCCGACGGCCGTGCCTTGGGCCAGGGCCGTGTCGCGCCGCCGCTGCGCGCAAGGTCGTCCACGCGCCCGCTTGCGCCGCGCCGCGATGCACCCGTCGATCGCTTCGACGCGCTCAATCGGCTTGCCGGCCGCGATCCCGGGCTGATCAAAAGCGTAAAACGGCTCCGGAGCATCGGCGATCACAATCTGCCGGTGCTGCTGCACGGCGAGACCGGCGTCGGCAAGGACGTGTTCGCGCGCGCCATTCATGCGGCGAGCAACCGCGCGCGCAACCATTATGTCGCGCTGAACTGCGCGGCGATGCCGGAGAGCCTGATCGACGCGGAGTTGTTCGGCTACGAGACCGGCGCCTTCACCGGCGCGCGGCGCGACGGCTCGAAGGGCCTGATCGTGCAGGCCGATGGCGGCACGCTGTTCCTCGACGAGATCGGCGACATGCCGATCGCGCTCCAGACCCGCCTGCTGCGCGTGCTGGAGAACCGCGAGGTCTGGCCACTCGGCGCGCTCAAGCCCGTAGCCGTCGACATCCGCCTGATCAGCGCCACGCATCGCGATCTCGGCCGCATGGCCGAGGCGGGCGCCTTCCGCGCCGACCTCTATTTCCGCCTGCGTGGCATGGAGGTGCGCTTGCCGGCCTTGCGCGAGCGTGCGGACCGGGATGACATCATCCGCCAGATCGCATGCGAGGAAGCACCGAACTGCCGCCTGTCGGACGAAGCCTGGGCCTTGCTGTCGGCCTATCCCTATCCCGGTAACATGCGCCAGCTCCGCCACGTGCTGCGGCTTGCCGGCTGCACGGCGGAGGATGGGGTGATTACCGACGCCGACCTCGATCTGCCGCCGTTCGGCGGCAGGGCAGCGGAGACTGATCTCGCAGCGGCCGAGCGCGCCACGATCGTCGAGGCGCTGCGCAAGCACGGCGGCCGCGTGACCGAGGCAGCACGCGCGCTCAAGCTCAGCCGCGCGACTCTCTATCGGAAGATCAAGGCGCTCAAGATCGACACGGGCTCGTCCTAA
- a CDS encoding LysR family transcriptional regulator encodes MEEIEVFLAVIEAGSQTAAARQLGRSLQSVNRVLSALERSVGVELVRRTTRQSVATEAGLAFYHRVKPAYAEINEARLEAANRRIEPSGLLRVAAPVLFGSTHVVPAIAAFMARYPRIEADLHVSDRPIDVVGDGFDLAVRIRELPDSSLKVRRLGELRTVVYGAPGYFARHGRPRHPDDLADHQCIMRDTGRANTDMWRFQLGGEVKTVPVNGRFRADHTTALHTAACHGIGVGYGPFWQIRDLVDHGALEIVLEDFEAPRMPVHAVFPPSAIPPAKTRLFVDLLAEKLKHERL; translated from the coding sequence ATGGAGGAGATCGAAGTCTTTCTGGCTGTCATTGAAGCTGGCAGTCAGACCGCGGCCGCGCGGCAACTGGGACGGTCGCTCCAGTCCGTCAACCGGGTCCTTTCCGCGCTGGAGCGCAGTGTCGGTGTCGAACTGGTCCGGCGAACCACCCGGCAATCAGTCGCGACAGAAGCGGGACTGGCGTTCTACCATCGTGTCAAGCCGGCCTACGCGGAGATCAACGAGGCTAGGCTGGAAGCGGCCAATCGGCGTATCGAGCCATCCGGCCTGTTGCGCGTTGCCGCGCCTGTTCTGTTCGGATCGACTCACGTCGTGCCGGCGATCGCCGCATTCATGGCGCGCTATCCGCGGATCGAGGCAGATCTCCACGTGTCCGATCGGCCGATCGACGTCGTCGGGGATGGTTTCGACCTCGCGGTCCGGATCAGGGAATTGCCGGATTCGTCGCTGAAGGTCCGGCGGCTCGGCGAATTGCGTACGGTCGTGTATGGCGCGCCCGGCTATTTCGCACGCCATGGCCGCCCACGGCATCCCGACGATCTGGCCGACCATCAATGCATCATGCGCGACACCGGCCGGGCAAACACGGACATGTGGCGCTTCCAGCTTGGCGGCGAGGTGAAGACGGTGCCGGTGAACGGCCGCTTTCGAGCCGACCATACCACGGCTCTGCATACCGCCGCCTGTCATGGCATCGGCGTCGGCTATGGTCCCTTCTGGCAGATCCGCGATCTCGTCGATCATGGAGCACTGGAGATCGTGCTGGAAGATTTCGAGGCGCCCAGGATGCCGGTGCACGCCGTGTTTCCGCCGAGCGCGATTCCGCCCGCCAAGACCCGTCTCTTCGTGGATCTGCTGGCGGAGAAGTTGAAGCACGAGCGGCTTTGA